The following proteins come from a genomic window of Pseudomonas putida:
- a CDS encoding metallophosphoesterase — MIWFLGDVHGRFDHVIRLVKLHRPEAVVFLGDLECSLPLDMNLRPILDITEVWFIHGNHDSDRPAYWHNLHGSSLADRSLHGRVVEIAGHRIAGLGGTFESQVWLPGSPDTGIQNYADYLDRLALRPHHEDIVATKKQHALSAIYPDDYFTLAMEKADILVCHEAPSCHPHGFSEIDELAQAMGAKMVVHGHHHDCLDYRSEWPKLGFEAHGVAFRSIMAIDGSVIS; from the coding sequence GTGATTTGGTTTCTGGGCGACGTACATGGGCGTTTTGACCATGTGATCAGGCTGGTGAAGCTCCATCGCCCCGAGGCAGTGGTGTTCCTGGGTGACCTCGAATGCAGCTTGCCCCTAGACATGAACCTGCGGCCAATCCTTGATATCACCGAGGTCTGGTTCATCCACGGTAACCATGACAGTGATAGGCCTGCTTACTGGCACAACCTCCATGGAAGCAGTCTCGCAGATCGCAGTTTGCATGGTCGGGTAGTGGAGATTGCTGGCCATCGCATAGCGGGGCTGGGTGGCACATTCGAGTCGCAAGTCTGGCTACCAGGCAGCCCTGATACCGGCATCCAGAATTACGCAGACTACCTCGACCGTCTGGCGCTCAGACCTCACCACGAAGACATCGTAGCGACGAAGAAGCAGCACGCGCTTTCTGCAATCTACCCGGACGACTACTTCACGCTCGCTATGGAGAAGGCGGACATTCTGGTCTGCCATGAGGCTCCCAGCTGCCACCCTCACGGTTTCTCAGAGATCGATGAACTAGCCCAGGCAATGGGCGCAAAAATGGTCGTGCATGGACATCATCATGATTGCCTGGATTACAGGTCAGAGTGGCCGAAGCTTGGTTTTGAGGCTCATGGTGTAGCGTTCAGATCCATCATGGCCATCGACGGCTCTGTCATCAGTTAA
- a CDS encoding DUF3800 domain-containing protein, whose amino-acid sequence MRIFIDESGSFAYATDNNAWSTIGAVVILDEAMGAAESALQQFKVENGFTVTDEVKLGMAGNELSYFRLLNRLAQLNCTFYGLATNAHLNTPEAARRHKNQAAEALVKHIDKMVHQSMKDSILNLSQKVLGLSDQLYIQFASQIQLMHYIISQAVIYYVQRSPESLGSFAWRVDQKEPTRKTEFETVFEELSAPYLQTLSLDDPLIMIEGFDYSHMAKYNFEERPTYLQEQYGIDVDLSDVLDIGKLIREDFQFVDSQSDFGIQLADLLASGLRRCLKKGFKDNLRAAAFLGRLMVARGRGRHPLLLLSMGEEKVLDKPTERLVKMMKRQQRPMIRG is encoded by the coding sequence ATGCGAATTTTTATCGACGAGTCAGGATCGTTCGCCTACGCAACCGATAATAACGCCTGGAGCACCATCGGAGCAGTGGTCATCCTCGACGAGGCGATGGGCGCTGCTGAAAGTGCGCTCCAACAGTTCAAAGTAGAGAATGGGTTTACAGTAACTGACGAGGTAAAGCTCGGAATGGCTGGCAACGAGCTGAGCTACTTCCGGCTGCTAAATCGGCTCGCACAGCTAAATTGCACATTTTATGGACTGGCGACAAACGCTCACCTCAATACCCCCGAAGCTGCGCGCCGACACAAAAATCAAGCTGCTGAGGCGCTGGTGAAGCATATCGACAAAATGGTTCACCAAAGCATGAAGGACAGTATTCTGAACCTCTCCCAAAAAGTGCTAGGCCTGTCAGATCAGCTCTACATTCAGTTCGCAAGTCAAATCCAATTGATGCACTACATAATTTCTCAGGCGGTAATTTACTACGTACAAAGGAGCCCGGAGTCATTGGGTTCATTTGCATGGCGCGTGGATCAAAAAGAGCCTACACGAAAAACTGAGTTTGAAACCGTATTCGAAGAGCTCAGCGCACCGTATCTACAGACGCTGTCTCTAGATGACCCACTCATAATGATCGAAGGTTTCGATTACAGCCACATGGCGAAGTATAATTTTGAAGAGCGCCCAACCTATCTCCAAGAGCAATACGGAATTGATGTTGACCTGAGCGATGTGTTGGATATCGGTAAATTAATTAGAGAGGATTTCCAATTCGTCGATTCTCAGAGTGATTTCGGTATCCAATTGGCGGATTTACTAGCCTCAGGGTTGAGACGGTGTCTGAAAAAAGGATTCAAAGACAACCTCAGAGCGGCGGCTTTTTTAGGGCGGCTAATGGTTGCTCGCGGACGCGGTCGGCATCCCTTGCTGCTGCTATCGATGGGCGAGGAAAAGGTGCTCGACAAGCCCACCGAAAGGCTGGTCAAAATGATGAAGCGACAGCAACGACCTATGATTCGTGGATGA
- a CDS encoding IS3 family transposase (programmed frameshift): protein MSRQRYPEEFKIEAVKQVTEKGKPVADVAQRLGMSVHSLYAWIKVYSKPQEQRQQDDDQQAELRKLRAELKRVTEERDNLKKGRRVLCQGVRLKYAFIKKHSTDYPVRRLCQTLKVHPSGYYAWLAEPQSARAKEDQRLLGLIKHAWLESGGVYGYRKIHDDLRELGEECGRNRVRRLMQAEGLRSQTGYRRRPGFYGGKPTVASPNHLARQFKVSEPNKVWVTDITYIRTYEGWLYLAVVLDLFSRQVIGWSMKPRMCSDLAIDAMLMAVWRRKPQQQVMIHSDQGSQFSSSDWKSFLKANNVISSMSRRGNCHDNAVAESFFQLLKRERIRRKIYTTREEARSDIFDYIEMFYNPKRRHSSAMQLSPVEYEKRYFLSLESV, encoded by the exons ATGAGTCGTCAGCGTTACCCCGAAGAATTCAAGATCGAAGCGGTCAAGCAAGTGACCGAGAAAGGCAAACCTGTCGCCGATGTCGCCCAGCGCCTGGGCATGTCCGTGCACAGTCTTTACGCCTGGATCAAGGTCTACAGCAAGCCCCAAGAGCAGCGTCAGCAAGACGACGATCAGCAGGCCGAACTGCGCAAGCTACGCGCTGAACTCAAGCGCGTGACGGAAGAGCGAGACA ATCTTAAAAAAGGCCGCCGCGTACTTTGCCAAGGAGTGCGGCTGAAGTACGCCTTCATCAAGAAGCACTCGACTGATTACCCGGTGCGGCGCCTTTGCCAAACCCTCAAGGTGCACCCCAGCGGCTATTACGCCTGGCTGGCCGAGCCTCAATCTGCCCGAGCAAAAGAAGATCAACGTCTGCTTGGCTTGATCAAACACGCTTGGCTGGAAAGCGGAGGTGTATACGGCTACCGCAAAATTCACGATGACCTGCGTGAGCTGGGAGAGGAATGCGGCCGAAATCGAGTCAGGCGCTTGATGCAGGCGGAGGGGCTGCGTTCTCAAACGGGCTATCGGCGGCGTCCAGGGTTCTATGGTGGAAAACCAACAGTGGCCTCGCCCAACCACCTCGCGCGGCAGTTCAAGGTAAGTGAGCCGAACAAGGTCTGGGTGACAGATATCACTTACATCCGCACCTATGAAGGGTGGCTCTACCTCGCGGTAGTGCTGGATTTGTTCTCACGCCAAGTAATTGGTTGGTCAATGAAGCCAAGGATGTGCAGCGACCTGGCTATCGACGCGATGTTGATGGCTGTTTGGCGACGCAAGCCTCAGCAGCAAGTTATGATTCACTCAGATCAAGGTAGTCAGTTCAGTAGCTCGGATTGGAAAAGCTTTTTGAAGGCCAACAATGTAATCAGCAGCATGAGCCGGCGGGGAAACTGCCACGACAATGCCGTAGCCGAGAGCTTTTTCCAGCTTTTGAAGCGAGAGCGAATCCGACGAAAGATCTACACAACCCGTGAAGAAGCCCGAAGTGATATTTTCGATTACATCGAGATGTTCTATAACCCTAAACGCCGACACAGCAGTGCTATGCAGCTGTCTCCAGTAGAGTATGAGAAACGCTATTTCCTGAGCTTGGAGAGTGTCTAG
- a CDS encoding AAA family ATPase, whose protein sequence is MIIGLLFRNFKCYSGINYIPVSIGHHFSAYIGENGAGKSSILEALDVFFNGGQWNVNNDALVGGLSTRKPFICPIFLLEKDKWTSFARTTKEKEALSLVENISKVLWSATTDSFNAAQREDAAKFIQHRDLLKTKIDHSQYFLCAFGQEYETTEKRYISIFGSIAELQNVIATNYKQHTPTKDYLISEATAAISKFVLPHYTYIYTPAEVDVEKYTKIESRAVQKLSGKNIETILRNVISDTTLKDINKKLATFIAEIQETLGDYEYKRPQKRQSNLTFSDLSSKVIETYFNIRVLNKSHGKTRTPVSQLSSGEKKKALVDIAFAFLKNNGDLGREVIFAMDEPEASLHTGAIFEQFEKVAALADLNIQCLVTTHWYGFVPTLAKGAAINILKTAQSIETSLIDLSFYRETVRRQKESSKGLLPADIGLKSTNDLIQTIMSSLRKKEPYSWIICEGTSERIYFEQYFRTEILSRKLKILPVGGAKEVKKIFDYLELPIKEDGKEIYGKVFCLIDTDEQQIECDCPDYKNLKLRRLLDLNGNIILVKGNDIRKTPPTEIEDALDAEIFLKTLAALAVNDPQVDELFNKIHKPDFSKCARSAFDWRSSEYIQLKNIFNQEHMKSTFAHTYIQELTTEENTPPAWIEEIRRDLK, encoded by the coding sequence GTGATAATCGGCTTACTATTCAGAAACTTTAAATGCTATAGCGGCATCAATTATATCCCCGTTTCAATCGGTCATCATTTCAGCGCCTACATAGGTGAGAATGGTGCAGGAAAGAGTTCAATTCTAGAAGCACTTGATGTCTTTTTCAATGGTGGGCAATGGAACGTAAATAATGACGCTTTGGTAGGCGGCCTCTCAACTCGAAAGCCATTCATATGTCCGATATTTCTCCTCGAAAAAGACAAATGGACTTCCTTTGCAAGGACTACTAAAGAAAAAGAAGCACTATCTTTAGTGGAGAATATAAGCAAGGTTCTCTGGAGTGCAACCACGGATTCTTTCAACGCGGCCCAGCGAGAAGACGCCGCCAAGTTCATACAACATCGCGACCTATTAAAAACCAAAATAGATCACAGCCAATATTTCCTTTGCGCCTTTGGCCAAGAGTACGAAACAACTGAAAAAAGATATATCTCAATTTTCGGGTCGATCGCAGAGCTACAGAATGTCATCGCAACAAACTATAAACAACACACTCCAACTAAAGACTATTTAATAAGCGAAGCGACAGCTGCAATCAGCAAATTCGTTCTTCCACACTACACCTATATTTATACCCCCGCGGAAGTAGACGTAGAGAAATATACAAAAATTGAAAGCAGAGCTGTCCAGAAACTATCAGGAAAAAACATCGAGACAATTCTACGCAATGTTATTAGCGACACCACACTTAAGGACATCAATAAAAAGCTAGCCACTTTTATCGCTGAAATTCAAGAAACTTTAGGTGATTACGAGTACAAAAGACCTCAAAAGCGTCAGTCAAACTTGACCTTCTCCGACTTGAGCTCCAAAGTAATCGAAACCTACTTCAATATCAGAGTACTAAACAAGTCTCACGGAAAAACGCGAACCCCTGTCAGCCAGTTGAGCTCCGGCGAAAAAAAGAAAGCACTAGTAGATATCGCATTTGCCTTTCTCAAAAATAATGGCGACCTAGGCCGCGAGGTGATATTTGCAATGGACGAGCCTGAGGCGTCCTTGCATACAGGAGCAATTTTCGAACAGTTTGAGAAAGTTGCGGCGCTGGCAGACTTGAACATTCAGTGCTTAGTCACCACTCACTGGTATGGTTTTGTACCAACGCTAGCAAAAGGTGCAGCAATAAACATTCTAAAAACTGCTCAAAGTATTGAGACATCACTGATAGACCTATCTTTTTATAGAGAAACCGTAAGACGACAAAAGGAGAGTAGCAAGGGTTTGCTTCCAGCAGATATCGGCCTCAAGAGTACAAACGATCTCATTCAGACCATTATGTCTTCCCTACGAAAAAAAGAACCCTATAGCTGGATTATCTGTGAGGGCACCTCTGAAAGAATTTACTTTGAGCAATATTTCAGAACCGAAATTCTTAGTCGCAAACTAAAAATTCTTCCGGTAGGCGGCGCTAAAGAAGTCAAGAAGATCTTTGACTACCTAGAGCTCCCTATAAAAGAAGACGGCAAAGAAATATATGGCAAAGTATTTTGCCTCATTGATACGGATGAACAGCAAATTGAGTGCGACTGCCCCGATTATAAAAATCTGAAATTACGACGGTTACTCGATTTAAATGGCAATATAATTTTAGTAAAGGGCAATGACATTCGAAAAACCCCACCAACCGAAATTGAGGATGCATTGGACGCTGAAATATTTCTAAAAACATTAGCCGCACTAGCGGTAAATGACCCACAAGTAGACGAACTTTTTAACAAAATACACAAGCCAGATTTCAGCAAATGCGCTCGCTCCGCTTTTGATTGGCGCTCATCAGAATACATTCAGCTAAAAAACATATTCAATCAAGAACACATGAAGTCAACATTCGCGCACACCTACATACAGGAACTAACAACTGAAGAAAACACCCCTCCAGCTTGGATTGAGGAAATTAGACGCGATTTAAAATAA
- a CDS encoding tyrosine-type recombinase/integrase encodes MKTLFESSHREFRRVIGDATQRSVVLPVIITDQGALEQPIRYLYLRRRKSRSWQDDAVFALQLLVDFTAVNQSYYGKPQDLFTEFSNALYTGTIQGRFDPSGLYWDPRPNDAKKIIRHITRFTDWLSKVNNDCSLQLNPWREATGYEQYLNWAAHSHRKHNAFLSHLFVDRSEIHNSREVRAENFPIDSHTALKAFPEEKLGELLLNGFRRVRRDGRGIINLGNVLITILMHYGSLRLSEALSLWCDDVTIENGEVVVRIYHPEFGLAPDGKSTRAAYLQRRYGLVPRNQLVKAIDPLYLGWKRPVITDIYRKCFEVYFFPHVAAIHFVRLWREYHHIQRVKPQPGFEHPYAFTNQYGQPYSHRMFRKAHKLAVERVGLAHGKIRGTTPHGHRHAFGQRMAGAGASKLKIKTAMHHAALSSSDPYTQPSAADFRQYMADLEDRLSEKYLDAIFKNSNMR; translated from the coding sequence ATGAAAACTCTATTCGAGTCATCACATCGTGAGTTCAGGCGCGTCATTGGTGATGCTACGCAGCGAAGTGTTGTATTACCAGTGATAATCACTGACCAAGGTGCGCTTGAACAGCCTATTCGGTACCTCTACTTAAGGCGACGTAAGAGCCGTTCTTGGCAAGATGATGCTGTATTTGCTCTTCAGTTATTAGTGGATTTTACTGCCGTTAATCAAAGCTATTATGGAAAACCTCAGGATCTATTTACTGAGTTTTCGAACGCTCTTTACACCGGTACGATCCAGGGGCGGTTTGATCCCTCAGGTCTTTACTGGGATCCACGCCCAAATGATGCGAAAAAAATAATCCGCCATATTACCCGATTTACCGATTGGTTATCTAAAGTTAATAATGACTGCAGTCTTCAGCTAAATCCTTGGCGCGAGGCTACAGGTTATGAGCAGTACTTGAATTGGGCTGCGCATTCCCACCGGAAACACAATGCGTTTCTCTCCCACCTGTTTGTCGATAGAAGTGAGATCCATAATTCTAGGGAGGTACGCGCTGAAAATTTTCCCATTGATAGTCACACTGCGCTTAAAGCCTTTCCTGAAGAGAAATTAGGCGAATTGCTGTTGAATGGCTTCCGACGAGTGCGACGTGATGGGCGTGGGATCATCAACCTAGGTAATGTACTAATCACCATATTGATGCATTACGGCAGCCTGCGCTTGTCTGAAGCGCTCTCATTGTGGTGCGACGATGTAACAATTGAGAACGGGGAAGTGGTGGTAAGAATTTATCATCCCGAGTTTGGGCTGGCTCCAGATGGAAAAAGCACGCGTGCTGCGTACCTTCAACGGCGTTACGGACTTGTACCCCGAAATCAGCTCGTTAAGGCTATAGACCCCCTTTACCTTGGTTGGAAAAGGCCTGTAATTACCGATATATATCGAAAATGCTTCGAAGTCTATTTCTTTCCGCATGTGGCTGCTATTCATTTTGTGCGTTTATGGCGTGAGTATCACCATATTCAACGTGTTAAACCACAACCAGGATTTGAGCATCCATATGCTTTTACTAACCAATACGGGCAGCCATATTCTCACCGAATGTTTCGCAAGGCACATAAGCTTGCTGTCGAGAGAGTGGGTTTGGCTCATGGAAAGATACGTGGGACAACTCCACATGGACATAGGCATGCTTTTGGGCAACGAATGGCTGGGGCAGGGGCGTCGAAGCTTAAAATTAAGACGGCTATGCATCATGCGGCCCTTTCCTCAAGCGATCCATACACACAGCCTTCTGCTGCAGATTTCCGCCAATACATGGCTGATTTAGAAGATCGGCTTTCTGAAAAGTATCTAGACGCTATATTTAAAAATTCGAATATGAGGTAG